In the genome of Rhodoferax fermentans, one region contains:
- a CDS encoding XRE family transcriptional regulator, translated as MAKKFSELRARMTPQAQERSAAQAERLLAAMPLNELRQARGLSQKVLADVLQVQQPAIAKLEKRTDMYLSTLRSHIEAMGGELEVIARFPDGAVKISNFAELGRSLVV; from the coding sequence ATGGCTAAGAAATTCAGTGAGTTACGTGCCCGCATGACACCCCAGGCGCAAGAGCGCTCTGCCGCCCAGGCTGAACGTTTGCTGGCCGCGATGCCTCTCAACGAACTGCGCCAAGCGCGTGGACTGTCGCAAAAAGTGCTGGCTGACGTGTTACAAGTTCAGCAGCCAGCCATTGCCAAGCTGGAAAAACGAACCGATATGTATCTGTCCACCCTGCGCAGCCACATCGAAGCCATGGGGGGGGAACTGGAAGTGATTGCCCGTTTCCCGGACGGTGCGGTCAAGATCAGCAACTTTGCTGAGCTGGGGCGGTCGTTGGTGGTGTGA
- a CDS encoding type II toxin-antitoxin system RelE/ParE family toxin — MTWDVEYTDEFGDWWASLTEDEQEALDASVRLLEARGPGLGYPHSSGINGSRHSHMRELRTQQGGKPLRTLYAFDPRRSAILLIGGDKTGKERWYDTHIPIADQLYDQHLEQLRKEGLING, encoded by the coding sequence ATGACATGGGATGTTGAATACACCGACGAGTTTGGTGACTGGTGGGCGAGCCTGACGGAGGACGAACAGGAAGCGCTGGATGCGAGTGTGCGGCTGCTGGAAGCGCGTGGGCCAGGGCTTGGTTACCCGCACAGCAGTGGTATCAACGGCTCCAGGCACAGCCACATGCGGGAACTGCGCACCCAGCAGGGAGGCAAACCGTTGCGCACGCTGTATGCCTTCGACCCACGTCGCTCTGCGATTCTGCTGATCGGGGGTGACAAAACCGGCAAAGAGCGCTGGTACGACACCCACATTCCCATCGCCGACCAGCTCTACGACCAACATCTTGAGCAACTTCGAAAGGAAGGATTGATCAATGGCTAA